The following are encoded in a window of Vigna unguiculata cultivar IT97K-499-35 chromosome 8, ASM411807v1, whole genome shotgun sequence genomic DNA:
- the LOC114193537 gene encoding 1-aminocyclopropane-1-carboxylate oxidase-like, giving the protein MEKFPVINLANINGEEKKATLDQIEDACQNWGFFELVNHGIPHELLDRVERLTKEHYRKCMEKRFNEAVGSKGLECVQDELKDMDWESTFFLRHLPTSNISEIPDLTIQYRDAMKEFAEKLEKLAEELLDMLCENLGLEKGYLKRAFHGSSGPNFGTKVANYPACPKPELVKGLRAHTDAGGIILLLQDDKVSGLQLLKDGQWVDVPPMRHSIVVNLGDQIEVISNGKYKSVEHRVMARSDGTRMSVASFYNPGSDAVIYPAPPLLEREAKETEVSYPKFVFEDYMKLYATLKFQPKEPRFQAIKAFNSF; this is encoded by the exons ATGGAGAAGTTCCCCGTAATCAACTTGGCGAATATCAATGGCGAGGAGAAGAAGGCTACCCTAGATCAGATTGAAGATGCTTGCCAAAACTGGGGATTTTTTGAG TTGGTGAATCACGGAATCCCCCACGAACTTCTGGATAGGGTGGAAAGGTTAACAAAAGAGCATTATAGGAAATGCATGGAGAAGAGGTTCAATGAGGCTGTGGGAAGCAAAGGATTAGAGTGTGTCCAAGATGAACTGAAGGACATGGACTGGGAGAGTACCTTCTTCTTACGCCATCTTCCAACGTCCAACATCTCTGAAATCCCTGATCTCACCATACAGTACAG GGATGCAATGAAGGAATTTGCAGAGAAATTGGAGAAACTGGCAGAGGAGTTGCTAGATATGCTGTGTGAAAATCTTGGATTGGAGAAGGGGTACTTGAAGAGGGCGTTTCATGGATCAAGCGGTCCTAATTTTGGGACAAAGGTGGCAAACTACCCTGCGTGTCCAAAGCCAGAATTGGTGAAGGGTCTTCGTGCCCATACAGATGCGGGTGGGATAATCCTTCTCTTGCAAGACGACAAGGTAAGTGGCCTTCAGCTTCTCAAGGACGGGCAATGGGTGGATGTGCCTCCGATGCGCCATTCCATTGTTGTTAACCTTGGCGACCAGATTGAG GTAATAAGCAATGGGAAATACAAGAGTGTGGAGCATCGTGTGATGGCTCGAAGTGATGGGACGAGAATGTCGGTGGCCTCATTCTACAACCCTGGGAGTGATGCTGTCATCTACCCTGCACCACCATTGTTGGAGAGAGAGGCAAAGGAAACAGAGGTTTCGTACCCTAAATTTGTGTTTGAGGATTACATGAAGCTCTATGCTACGCTCAAGTTCCAACCAAAGGAGCCAAGATTTCAAGCCATCAAGGCTTTCAACTCTTTCTAG